CTCTGACGGACGAGTTCGCCGCGCTCTTCCCGCACGTCAACGTCGACCGGGACGTGCTGTACGTGGACCACGGTGACGTTGCGACGAGCGCGGGCGCCGGGGCCGGTTTCGACCTGTGCATGCACCTGGTGCGCAGCGACCACGGCGCGCGGTACGCCGCGCACATCGCCCGGACCATGGTCATGCCGCCGCATCGCGAGGGCGGGCAGCTGCAGTACTCGGCACCGCCCAGCCCCGCGCAGATCGACGGCACGCTCGCGCCGTTGCTGGAATGGATCACCGCGAGGCTCGGTGAACCGCTGACCCTGGAGCAGATCGCCGCGCACGCGGGCGTCTCACCCCGGACCCTCACCCGGCGCTTCGCCGACCAGCTCGGCACCAGCCCGGGGCACTGGCTGCTCACCCAGCGGATCACCACGGCCCGGGACCTGCTGGAGTCCTCGGATCTCCCGTTGGAAGCCATCGCGCGCCGCGTCGGCCTCTCCTCGGCCACCAACCTCCGCAGGCGGTTCCTCAACGCCCTCGGCACCACGCCGGGCGCCTACCGCCGGGCGTTCTTGGTGAGGCGGACGGAGTCCTCGTCCGGGGCGTCGCCGGCGAGGACGTAACCGGCACGCGTGTAGAGCTCGATGTTGCGGGTGCTGCGACGGCCGGTGAACAAGGCGTGGTGCGTCGTCCCCGCGGGCGCCTGACCCTCCACATGGGACAGCAGCCACGAGCCGATGCCGTTGCCCGCCTGGTCCGGCGCCACCATCAGGCGGCCGATCAGCCACTCCGACCCGTGCGCGCGAGCCCGCACCGCGGCGACGAGCCGTCCGTGCCTGCGCACGCACCACAGCCGCCAGTCCGAGGTCGACGCGCGCAGTTCGTCCAGCGTCTCGCGCAGTGGAGCCAGGTCGAGCGTGTCGTTCGCGATGGCTTCCTGCACCCAGCAACACCGTTGCAGCACAAGCAGTTCCGGTAAGTCGTCGGCTTGGGCGACCGCGAGGCTCAGGCCGTCGACCGGGCCGCGGACGTCGTCGTAGCGCAACGACCGCGTCGCCCGTGCGACCCGGAGCAGCTCACGCAGCACCCCGCGAGCGGACTCGTCGCGCTCTGCCGACTCCAGCACCTGGCCGTCCTGCGTGCTGTCGGCCAGGCGGAGCGCGACCGTCGCGCCGATGGGCATCATCTTCAAGGTCGTGACGACCTGCTTGGCCATCTGCACCGAGCGGGTGCCCGCGGATGTGTTGCCGTAGCTGACGAATCCCACCGGCTTCCACGCCCATTCCCGGTAGAGGAAGTCCAAGGCGTTCTTCAGCACCGCGGGCATGCCGTAGTTGTACTCGGGCGTGACGATCACGAACGCGTCGGCCGCGGCGACCCGCCTGCTCCACGCGCGGGTGTGCTCGTGGACGTAGACCCCGCCGGAGGGGTGGTCGGGCTCGTCGAACAGCGGAAGCCCGATCTCGGCCAGATCCGCGATGTCGACGACGACGCCGGAGCGAACGGCTTCGGCGCTCGTCGCTCGCACGAACCAGTCGGTGATCGCGGGCCCGATGCGTCCGGGGCGGGCGCTGGCGACGATGACGAGCACTCGCGGTGATGTATTCGTTGACATGTCATCGAAGCTACACGGGTGGTCTGTGACGTGTCAACGACTGTAGGCTGGGGCGGTGGACACCCCGTGGCTGAGCGAAGACGAGGACCGAGCGTGGCGCGCGTTCCGCCGGCTGCTGACCGCGCTGCCCGCGCGGATCGGCAGGGACCTGGCCGCTGACTCGGGCCTGTCCCCCGCGGACTACGAAGTGCTGAGCACGTTGTCGGAGAAGCCTGATCGCCGCTGGGCGCTCAAGGACCTCGCCGCGAAGATGCAGTGGTCGCGCAGCCGCCTGTCGCACCACGCGACACGCATGCAGGGCCGGGGGCTCATCGAGAAGGACCCCGATCCCGAGGACGCGCGCGGCTGCATCCTGCGGCTCACCGACGAGGGCTTCGGCGTGCTGGAGGAAGCCGCCCCGCACCACGTCGTCTCCGTGCGCTCGCGCTTCCTCGACCACGTCAGCGCCGAAGAGCTCGACGTGCTGCGCCGGCTGTCGGACCGGATCGCCGACCTGCCCGACTGACGGTCTGCCCACGGCTGATCTGCTCACAGCAGCGAAAGCGGCGCGCGGGCTCGTGGCGACGGCATCGTCGGGGCATGACGAACAACGAGAAGCAGCCGCTGTTCGACCATCGGCTCCGGGAACGGTTCTTCAGCCAGCGCGTGCTGATCCTCGACGGCCCGCTCGACGACGACAACGGTCTGGTGCTCGCCACGCAGATGCTGTCCCTCGCGAGCGAGGACCCCAAGAAGGACATCGCGTTGTGGATCCACTCGCCGGGCGGCTCGGTCCCGGCGATGCTGGCCATCCGCGACGTGATGCGGCTCGTCCCGTGCGAGGTGGCCACGCTCGCGATCGGGCTGGCGTGCAGCGCCGGGCAGTTCCTGCTGTCCGCGGGCACGCCGGGCAAACGCTTCGCGCTGCCGCACGCCCGCATCCTGATGCACCAGGGCTCGGCGGGGATCGGCGGATCGGCGGTCGAGGTGGAGGTGCAGGCCGACGACCTGCGGTACACCAGGGACACCGTGCTCGGGCTCATCGCGCAGGACACCGGCCAGCCCGTCGAGCGGATCTTCACCGACTCGCTGCACGACCGCTGGTTCACCACCGCGCAGGCGCTGGAGTACGGCTTCATCGACCACATCGTGAACGACCTCGCCCAGGTCGTGCCCGTGCGCACGCACCAGCTGGGCCTCACCTCGCAGGCAGGAGCCCACGCATGAGCACCTACACCATCCCCAACGTGATCACGCGCGCCGCGGGCGTCGAGCGGATCATGGACGTCTACTCGCACCTGCTGGCGGGGCGGATCGTCTACCTCGGCACCGCGATCGACTCCGGAGTGGCGAACGCGTTGATCGCCCAGCTGCTGCACCTGGAGTCGGACAACCCCGACCAGGAGATCAACCTCTACATCAACTGCGAGGGCGGGGACCCGTCCGCGATGCTCGCGCTGTACGACACCATGCGCTACATCAAGGCGCCGGTGGCCACGACGTGCGTCGGCCAGGCTGTCGCGGCGGGCGCGGTGCTGCTGGCCGCGGGCGAGGCCGGGCGCCGCGCTGTGCTGCCGCACGCGCGGGTCGTCCTGCACCAGCCCGCCGCGCAGGGTCGGGGCACCATTCCGGACCTCATCCTCCAGGCCGACGAGGTGGTGCGGGTGCGCACGCAGTTGGAGGAGATCCTTTCGACGCACACGGGTCGAGACGTCGCGGACCTCCGGCACGACACCGATCGGGACCGCGTGTTCGACGCCGCCAGCGCCGTCGAGTACGGGCTTGCCGACCAGGTCATCGGCCAGCGGCCCTGAACCGCGCTCACGCCGCCATGAGCACGAGTCCCGTTGGACGGCTTCCGGCCGCGGGACGCGTGCGGCGGCGCTGGCGGACCTCGGTCGCGATGCCGACGAGCAGGTCGTCCAGCCCGATCCCGAGCGCGCCGGTGACCGCGGCGATCATCTCGCTGGAGGGCTCCTTGCGCCCGCGCTCGATCTCCGACAGGTACTGCGGGGAGATGCCCGCCCGCTCCGCGATGTCGACGAGCCGGCCGCCCTGGTGCTCCCGCTCCCTTCGCAGGCTCCGGCCCAGCGCTTCGCGCCACAGCGGCTCCGGGGCGTGCTTCTGGGTGAGGGGAAGGACGTCGGCCATGCGCTCATTCTCGTGCCGGTCCGGCGTCGTCGGACCCCGATTCCGCTCGTAGCGGAACATCCCCGGGCACTTCGAGATCGGCGACCAGTCCGAAGTGGTCACTCGCCCACACGTCGCCGACCGGACTGGTGAAGGTGCGTTCGCACCGGGTCGCGCGGAGGGTCGGACCACCACCGTCACCGCAGCGGATCAGCAGGTAGTCGATCCGCCGGTCCAGATCGGTCTGCCGCTGGGGAGTGATCAACGGCACGACCGACGGAGCGAAGGTGGGGTCCGGCAGGGCGCCGTTGGTCAGTTCCCACACGTCGCGATAGGCCACGCTGGTGCCTTCACAGGACTGCAGGCCACGCCAGAACCGAACGCTCGCCGCTTCGGGTTCGGCGTCGAAGTCACCGCCGAGCACCACGTGCCGGCCCGTGCGCTCGACGATCTCCTCGACGGCGGCGGCGGTCATGACGGCCTGGCGTTGCCGCTCGTGCTCCAGGTTGGTCTTGTAGGACGGCTTGTGGTTGACCAGCAACAGCGGTACGGCGCTGTGCGGCCAGTGGATGTCCGCGATCTGCGCGGAAGCCGCGAAGTCCGCGGTCCGCGGACCCACCTGCAGGTCGAGTTCCCGCACCTGGCCGATCGGCCATCGGCTCGCCAGCGAGATGCCCGAGCCATCGGGCTCGCGCAGCCGGTGGTGCACGACGTGGAACTCATCGCCGAGCAGGTCGACGACCATGTCGTGGTCGTCGGTGACCACGGCCTCCTGCAACAGCAGCACATCCGGCCGCAGCGCACGCAGACCGTCGATGAGCACCGGGCGCCGGCGTGGCCAGTCCTGGTGGTGCCCCAGCAGGTTCTGGGTGATGACGCGCATGTGTGGAATGTGCCCACGCACAGCTGAAATACTCGGCGCATGGAGCAGCGGTGAACAGCATCGGGTACTTCGAAGCCTGGGAGCGCTGGTTCAACGGAGACACCGCACTGCGGGACGCCCGGTTGTGGCGTCTGCACGTGCTGTGGTGGGGCCGCGTGGGCAAGCTCGCCGCGTTCTTCGCCGGAATGGCCTTGATCCTCGACATCATCGGCCCCGAGCGCCTGCGCCAGTTCTCCACGCGGTACGTGCGCAGGAACAACCTGCCGCGCAGCTCCCTGGGGCCCGCGCTCCTGGGTGCTGTCGCGGCGGTGTTCCTGCTGTGGGCGACGTTCTTCCCGGGGAAGGTGTCGTTCCTGGGCTTCGAGATCGCGGTCTACTCGTTCGGGGTCACCTCGGCGATCGCGGTGTTCGTCCTGGTGATCTCGTTGGTGCTCCTGGCTCCCGCGCTCCTGGAAGGTGTGCGCCGGGGCCTGGTCCTCATCTTCGAACGCGACGCCCTGGCCAGGACCGTGCAGGTGACGGCCCTGGTCCTGTTCGTCGCGGGCTTCCACTTCGACATGCTCGCCTCGTAGCCACCGGTGTGACGGCACGTCCGCCGGGACCGGAATCGCTGTGCCAGTAGCCGAAAGGCGGATTTGCCGCCCCCGCGGTCCCGGTAGGACGGTCCACACCGCGACGCCGACAGCCATCACCGGGGTGATCGCTGCGAGCGACGAACTGTCACACCGCCATCATCGCCGACCTGAGGACAAGCACCTTGATCGACCTTCTCGCCGGACTGCCCGCCGTGGACCACCACTGTCACGGAGTCGTCAAGGACGCCGTCGACGCCGAGAGCTTCCGGAGCCTGGCCACCGAGTCGGACCTCCCACAACCCGCCGACGCGTTCGACACGCCGGTGGGCGTGGCGATCCGGGCGGAGTGCGCGCCGCTGCTGGGCCTGCCGCGCCACGTCGACGGCGAGAGCTGTCTCCGGGCGCGCGCCGAACTCGGTCCGCAGGAGGTGACGCGGCGCCTGCTGGCCGCGGCGAACATCTCCACCTATCTCGTCGACACCGGGTACGGCGGCGACGAGATCACCACGCCCGGCCAGCTGGCCGGGTTCACCGGTGCGGAGGCGTTCGAGATCGTCCGGCTGGAATCGCTGGCCGAGCGGCTGGCCCGCTCCGGCGTCGACGCGAGCGGGTTCGCCGAGACCTTCCGCAGCGAACTGGAGTCCGCGCTGCGCACCGCCGTGGGCGTGAAGTCGATCATGGCGTACCGGTACGGGCTCGACTTCGTCCCGGAACGCCCGAGCGAGGCCGAGGTCCGCTCGGCGGTCGGCGGGTGGCTGCGGTCCGGCGAAGCGCGGCTGACCGATCCGGTGGTGCTGCGGGCGGTGCTGTGGGCGGCGGTCGACGCCGGGCGCCCCATCCAGTTCCACGTGGGTTTCGGCGATTCCGACATCGACCTGCACCGCTGCGATCCCACCCGGATGACCGGCTTCCTGCGGGCGACGGCGGGCAGCGGCACACCGATCATGTTGCTGCACAACTACCCGTTCGTGCGCGAGGCGGGCTACCTCGCCCACGTCTACCCGCACGTCTACCTCGACACCGGGCTGGCGGCGGGCTTCGCGGGCGCGTCGGCGACGGCGATCGTGCGGCAGTCGCTGGAGATCGCCCCGTTCACCAAGGTCCTGTTCTCCACCGACGCGTTCGGGCTGCCCGAGCTGTACGTGCTCGGGGCCCGCCAGCACCGTCTCGCACTGGCCCGCGTCTTCGGCGACTGGCTGACGGTCGACGCGATCGGCGAGACCGACGCGCGACGGTACTTGGAGCTGCTGATGTCGGAGAACGCCCGCCGCGTGTACGGGCTCGGCAAGTCATCGCCGCCGGAGGACGATCAAGCTGTGTGAGTCTGCCGGGTTCCCCTTCCGCAGCCCCTAGAAGGGCGCGGGTTCGGCGATGGGTTCGAGTTCGGTCTCGATCACCCTGCCACTCGGCGTGGTCCACGCATGCGTCCCATCGGGGCGGTTCTCGCAGGACCAGTTGGAGTGGGTCTTCATCCGGTGATGGTGACGGCACTTGGGCCGCAGGTTCTGCACCGTGGTGTTGGTCCCGTCGAACGGGCAACAATGATCCAGGTCGCAGCGGTGCGCCGGTTGGTTGCAGCCGACCATCGTGCACGTGGGATACCGGGCGTTGATCAGCTCGCGTTGTGCCGGGGTGGGTCGGTAGGTGGTGATGTGCTCGGCCATGCCGGTCACGGGGTCGGTGAGGATGCGCTTCCAGATCCCGTTCGCGGCGACATCGGCCACAATGGGGGCGGGGAGCGGTCCGTATCCGGCGAGCATGACCGGGTCTTTGGTCAAGCCGAGGATGTTGGTGATCGGCATCGTGAGGTTCACGCACACCTCACCCTGCGGGGCGGGTGTTTCCTTGCCCATCAACAGATCCGCGGCCACATCGGATCGTTTCTGGTCGAGGGTTCGGTCATCCTTCGGCAACGCCCGCGCGATCCGGTCGATCCGATCGAAGGCCAAGGCCGCGTCGAGGGCGGGCAGCACGACGCGCAGGGAGCACATGCCGTCGTCGAGGTTGAACTTCTCCACCAACCGCTGCTTCCGCTTCTCCTCATGACGCCGCAACGCCGCTTCAGCGTCAAGCTTGAGGACATACCGCCGGGCATACCGTTGAGACGCGGTGTAGTTATGCGTGGCCGCATGCGCAATCAGCACCGGTTCAGCAATCGCCTGGTTGGCCGCGTCCAGGACACTGACCTGATCGATGATCATCAACGCCTTACCCTCATCAATCCGCCCCTCCGACAACGCCTCCAACACCACCGGGTGCTCCACCAGCGACATCGCCCGATCGATCAGCTTGTTGCCCTTGACCTGAGAGACACGCAGCAGCGGCATCAGGACATCCCCGGCGTACTGCTGCACTTGCGGATCCAGGTCCTCATAGAGCTTCATCAGGGTTAAGGCGAAGTCCGCCACCGCACGCCCGATCGCGGCGTAGGCGGCGACGAGTTCGTCTTCGATATCGGCAGGGGCCATACTCCCATTTTAGCGTCTGCAAATAGTGGATCATGGCTCTACAGAGTGAACTTTCCCTTACACCCCAACGGTTTCAGCAAACGAAAGCCAGTTCCAGCTGGCGCGAGGTAAGGCTGGAACGGTCGGCTTTACCTGGGGTGCGCGTGCCATACGCTCGTCGGCGAGGGCCGGTTCCTGACCGTGCCCGCCCGGCAGGCCCTCGGCACGCGCAAGGGGCCCCAGGTCAAGCCGACCCCACGCCGGAACCAGCCAACCCCCGCTGCAGCCAGCCACACCCCGCCGGAACCAGCCAACCTCGCCGGAACCAGCCAACCCCCCGCCGCAACCAGCCAACCCCGCCGGAACCAGCCACCCCACACCGGATGACCTAAACGACCCCGCACCAGTCCGCGGCGAGCAACGCGTAGGTCCGGGCGGCAAGCCACATCTCGCCCAGGTCGACGTACTCGTCGTTGGCGTGGGCGACGCGCAGGTCCCCCGGGCCGAGCACGACGGACGGGATGCCGAGCTTCTTCAGCACGGTGGCGTCGCACCCGCCGTAGAAGCCGGTGAAGGTCGGCTCGGGCGCGAAACCGGTGCCGACCGCCGCACGTCGGTAGGCCGCCGCGAGCGCCTGGTTGATGTCCGCGTCGGGCTCGATCGAGTACGGGTCCCACTGCAGCTTCCACTCGCAGACCGGCCGGTGCTTGCGCAGCCACGGGTCCGAGTCCGCGGCGCGGTCGATGACGCCCTGGATCTCCGCGCGCACGTCCTCGCCGTCGCGCTGCGGGTGGTACATGACGGTGTACTCGATGGTGGCGGAGTCCGAGAGCGCGAAGGGCACCGCCAGGTCGCCGGGCGCGCCGCGGATCACGCCGGGCAGCAGCGCGAAGTGCCCGTCGAAGAACAGCTCGTGCCGCTGGGTCTGCACCCACTCCTGCTCAAGTCCGCGCAGGGCCTGGTAGACGGTGAAGATCTTGTCGATGGCGTTCACCCCGAGCGCGTCGCCCGCCCGGTGCGGGTGGATCGTCTCGCCGCGCATCGAGCAGTGGACCTTGATGCCCTCGACGGTGACCGAGAACCACAGCAGCCCGGGGCTCACGACGGCCAGGGACACCGGCGTCGGCGGGGCGCTCGGCTCGGAGACCACGGCGGCGTCCGCGGTGTAGCCGCGCTCCACGATCGCACCGGTGCCACAGGTGTAGTCCACGGTCTCCTCGCCGACCGCGCACTGCAGCAGCAGGTCCCCGGAGAGCTGGACGCCCGCGCGGCGCAGCGCGATGGCGGCGTAGGCCTGGCCGATCAGGCCCGCCTTCTGGTCGGTGGTGCCCCGGCCGTACATCCGGTTGCCGACGACCTCCCCGGAGAAGGGCGGCGCCACGTGCCAGTCGGCCGGGTCGCCGCCCGGGACGACGTCGACGTGCCCGTTGAAGATCAGCGACCGGCCGGTGCCACCACCGAGGCGCCCGACCGCGTTCTCCCGGCCCGGCTCGACGGCGAACACGTCGACCGCGGCGCCCGCGCGCTCGTACAGCTCGGCGAGCACCGCGCTGCCCTCGCCCTCCCTGCCGACGTGCTCCTCGTACTCCACTCCGGGGTACTTCGGGTTGACCGAGGGAATCCGGACGAGGCTCTGCAACGAGGTGACCATCTCGTCGCGGAGGCCGTCGACGGCGGCCAGGATCCTCGCGCGGACTTCGTCGGTGGGCGGCGCAGCGGTCATGTACGCGACTCCTCGGCGTGGGGGGCGTAGATGATCCCACCGGGTGCCCCGCCGATGATCACCGGCCGCCGGTTCGAATGGCGCGGATGCGCAATTGGGGGACGGAAGTGGCATTCACCGGACAATTCCCGGCATTCGGGGAGAATGTTCTTCACGATTGACAACCCGTCCGGCACATGGAGAATTTGATCATGCAGATCACGAACGGCTCGGCGGGGACCACGGTGGACATCCGCCGGGCGAGCCAGGCCGATCCCGAGGCGAACGCCGGGATCGCCGACCGGCTCCACACCCTCGGCGTCCGCGCGATCGCGATGACCGTGGTCGACAACGGCGGTGTCACCCGGGTGAAGGTCGTCCCGGTGCGCAGGCTGGCGAGCGTGCTGCGCAGCGGGGTCGGGTTCTCGGTCGTGTGGGCGGTCGCGGGCACCGACGACAGCTTCGCCCTGGCCGCCCCGTTCGACACGCCCGCCGGTGATCTGCGGTTGTTCCCGGACCTCGACGCGCTGGACGCGGTCACCGGCGGTTCGCCGCTCGCGTGGGTCCCGGCCGACCAGTACACCCAGGACCTGGAGGTCTCCCCCTGCTGCCAGCGTTCGGTGCTGCGCGAAGCGGTGGAGCGCGGCCGGGCGCGCGGCATCGAGTTCAAGGCGGCGTTCGAGGTCGAGATGTCGTTGCTGGACCGCGACGGGCGCCCCGCGCACTCCGGGCCGGGCTACAGCGCCTCCGCGCTGCTGGAGATCGAACCGTTCGCCCTCGACCTGATGGACGCGCTCGCCGCCCACGGCATCGAGGTCGAGCAGCTGCACCCGGAGTACGCGCCGGGCCAGGTCGAGTTCTCCTGCACCGCGCGCGATCCGCTGGCCGCGGCGGACCAGCTGGTGCTGAGCCGGGTCGTCGCGCGGAAGGTCGCGCGGGCGCACGGCCTCGACGTCAGCTTCGCGCCGAGCGTGCACCCCGGCACCCTCGGCAACGGCTGCCACCTCCACCTCAGCGCGTGGCGCGACGGGGTCAACCTGATGCAAGGCGGCGACGAGGCCGGTGGCGGGATGTCCGTCGACGGCGCCGCCATGGCCGCCGGGATGCTCGACGCCCTGCCGGGCGTGCTGGCGGTCCTCGCACCGAGCGTGCTGAGCTACGCCCGCCTCCAGCCGCAGAAGTGGGCGGGCGCCTACGCCTGCTGGGGCGTGGAGAACCGCGAGGCGGCGCTGCGCCTGGTACCGGGAACCGTCTCGTCCC
The window above is part of the Allokutzneria albata genome. Proteins encoded here:
- a CDS encoding ClpP family protease, yielding MSTYTIPNVITRAAGVERIMDVYSHLLAGRIVYLGTAIDSGVANALIAQLLHLESDNPDQEINLYINCEGGDPSAMLALYDTMRYIKAPVATTCVGQAVAAGAVLLAAGEAGRRAVLPHARVVLHQPAAQGRGTIPDLILQADEVVRVRTQLEEILSTHTGRDVADLRHDTDRDRVFDAASAVEYGLADQVIGQRP
- a CDS encoding ArgE/DapE family deacylase, with the translated sequence MTAAPPTDEVRARILAAVDGLRDEMVTSLQSLVRIPSVNPKYPGVEYEEHVGREGEGSAVLAELYERAGAAVDVFAVEPGRENAVGRLGGGTGRSLIFNGHVDVVPGGDPADWHVAPPFSGEVVGNRMYGRGTTDQKAGLIGQAYAAIALRRAGVQLSGDLLLQCAVGEETVDYTCGTGAIVERGYTADAAVVSEPSAPPTPVSLAVVSPGLLWFSVTVEGIKVHCSMRGETIHPHRAGDALGVNAIDKIFTVYQALRGLEQEWVQTQRHELFFDGHFALLPGVIRGAPGDLAVPFALSDSATIEYTVMYHPQRDGEDVRAEIQGVIDRAADSDPWLRKHRPVCEWKLQWDPYSIEPDADINQALAAAYRRAAVGTGFAPEPTFTGFYGGCDATVLKKLGIPSVVLGPGDLRVAHANDEYVDLGEMWLAARTYALLAADWCGVV
- a CDS encoding GlxA family transcriptional regulator, which translates into the protein MHRVVAFVRAPQSTFELACAAQVFGIERADLPPHYSFGVCAERPGPVATHAGYDMLVTGGLDALDRADTVIVPGWQPKTEPPSPAIVRALRRAHSRGARVVSICTGAFALAHAGLLDGRRATTHWALTDEFAALFPHVNVDRDVLYVDHGDVATSAGAGAGFDLCMHLVRSDHGARYAAHIARTMVMPPHREGGQLQYSAPPSPAQIDGTLAPLLEWITARLGEPLTLEQIAAHAGVSPRTLTRRFADQLGTSPGHWLLTQRITTARDLLESSDLPLEAIARRVGLSSATNLRRRFLNALGTTPGAYRRAFLVRRTESSSGASPART
- a CDS encoding HNH endonuclease signature motif containing protein, with the translated sequence MAPADIEDELVAAYAAIGRAVADFALTLMKLYEDLDPQVQQYAGDVLMPLLRVSQVKGNKLIDRAMSLVEHPVVLEALSEGRIDEGKALMIIDQVSVLDAANQAIAEPVLIAHAATHNYTASQRYARRYVLKLDAEAALRRHEEKRKQRLVEKFNLDDGMCSLRVVLPALDAALAFDRIDRIARALPKDDRTLDQKRSDVAADLLMGKETPAPQGEVCVNLTMPITNILGLTKDPVMLAGYGPLPAPIVADVAANGIWKRILTDPVTGMAEHITTYRPTPAQRELINARYPTCTMVGCNQPAHRCDLDHCCPFDGTNTTVQNLRPKCRHHHRMKTHSNWSCENRPDGTHAWTTPSGRVIETELEPIAEPAPF
- a CDS encoding ClpP family protease, whose translation is MTNNEKQPLFDHRLRERFFSQRVLILDGPLDDDNGLVLATQMLSLASEDPKKDIALWIHSPGGSVPAMLAIRDVMRLVPCEVATLAIGLACSAGQFLLSAGTPGKRFALPHARILMHQGSAGIGGSAVEVEVQADDLRYTRDTVLGLIAQDTGQPVERIFTDSLHDRWFTTAQALEYGFIDHIVNDLAQVVPVRTHQLGLTSQAGAHA
- a CDS encoding amidohydrolase family protein — translated: MIDLLAGLPAVDHHCHGVVKDAVDAESFRSLATESDLPQPADAFDTPVGVAIRAECAPLLGLPRHVDGESCLRARAELGPQEVTRRLLAAANISTYLVDTGYGGDEITTPGQLAGFTGAEAFEIVRLESLAERLARSGVDASGFAETFRSELESALRTAVGVKSIMAYRYGLDFVPERPSEAEVRSAVGGWLRSGEARLTDPVVLRAVLWAAVDAGRPIQFHVGFGDSDIDLHRCDPTRMTGFLRATAGSGTPIMLLHNYPFVREAGYLAHVYPHVYLDTGLAAGFAGASATAIVRQSLEIAPFTKVLFSTDAFGLPELYVLGARQHRLALARVFGDWLTVDAIGETDARRYLELLMSENARRVYGLGKSSPPEDDQAV
- a CDS encoding endonuclease/exonuclease/phosphatase family protein, whose product is MRVITQNLLGHHQDWPRRRPVLIDGLRALRPDVLLLQEAVVTDDHDMVVDLLGDEFHVVHHRLREPDGSGISLASRWPIGQVRELDLQVGPRTADFAASAQIADIHWPHSAVPLLLVNHKPSYKTNLEHERQRQAVMTAAAVEEIVERTGRHVVLGGDFDAEPEAASVRFWRGLQSCEGTSVAYRDVWELTNGALPDPTFAPSVVPLITPQRQTDLDRRIDYLLIRCGDGGGPTLRATRCERTFTSPVGDVWASDHFGLVADLEVPGDVPLRAESGSDDAGPARE
- a CDS encoding helix-turn-helix domain-containing protein; the encoded protein is MADVLPLTQKHAPEPLWREALGRSLRREREHQGGRLVDIAERAGISPQYLSEIERGRKEPSSEMIAAVTGALGIGLDDLLVGIATEVRQRRRTRPAAGSRPTGLVLMAA
- a CDS encoding glutamine synthetase family protein; this translates as MQITNGSAGTTVDIRRASQADPEANAGIADRLHTLGVRAIAMTVVDNGGVTRVKVVPVRRLASVLRSGVGFSVVWAVAGTDDSFALAAPFDTPAGDLRLFPDLDALDAVTGGSPLAWVPADQYTQDLEVSPCCQRSVLREAVERGRARGIEFKAAFEVEMSLLDRDGRPAHSGPGYSASALLEIEPFALDLMDALAAHGIEVEQLHPEYAPGQVEFSCTARDPLAAADQLVLSRVVARKVARAHGLDVSFAPSVHPGTLGNGCHLHLSAWRDGVNLMQGGDEAGGGMSVDGAAMAAGMLDALPGVLAVLAPSVLSYARLQPQKWAGAYACWGVENREAALRLVPGTVSSRASSANVEIKTIDGATNPYLALSVLLTAAFDGIDRDAALPAPVQRDPHSMTKSERTKARIARLPSTLGEAVDLLARSEVAMKALGPQLHHAFVTVRRQEWATYGKCDVAEVISDYRLRY
- a CDS encoding bifunctional NAD(P)H-dependent oxidoreductase/GNAT family N-acetyltransferase; the encoded protein is MSTNTSPRVLVIVASARPGRIGPAITDWFVRATSAEAVRSGVVVDIADLAEIGLPLFDEPDHPSGGVYVHEHTRAWSRRVAAADAFVIVTPEYNYGMPAVLKNALDFLYREWAWKPVGFVSYGNTSAGTRSVQMAKQVVTTLKMMPIGATVALRLADSTQDGQVLESAERDESARGVLRELLRVARATRSLRYDDVRGPVDGLSLAVAQADDLPELLVLQRCCWVQEAIANDTLDLAPLRETLDELRASTSDWRLWCVRRHGRLVAAVRARAHGSEWLIGRLMVAPDQAGNGIGSWLLSHVEGQAPAGTTHHALFTGRRSTRNIELYTRAGYVLAGDAPDEDSVRLTKNARR
- a CDS encoding MarR family winged helix-turn-helix transcriptional regulator; translation: MDTPWLSEDEDRAWRAFRRLLTALPARIGRDLAADSGLSPADYEVLSTLSEKPDRRWALKDLAAKMQWSRSRLSHHATRMQGRGLIEKDPDPEDARGCILRLTDEGFGVLEEAAPHHVVSVRSRFLDHVSAEELDVLRRLSDRIADLPD